Proteins encoded by one window of Balneolaceae bacterium:
- a CDS encoding AraC family transcriptional regulator, translating into MYDELTLTEIAYRLHYSSVAHLSNQFKKVTGLTPTYFKEVKEKREKNLEDL; encoded by the coding sequence TTGTATGACGAACTAACGCTCACCGAAATTGCATACCGGTTACATTACAGTAGTGTTGCCCACCTCTCCAATCAGTTCAAAAAAGTGACCGGACTCACTCCCACCTATTTTAAAGAAGTAAAAGAGAAAAGGGAGAAGAATCTCGAAGACCTGTGA
- a CDS encoding HAMP domain-containing sensor histidine kinase encodes METNKNDRSIKSDQTKQLHKISWWVDENQDLENNYVQLSSKLDLLKKRVQNLKHDLRNPLSGISGMIDLIIIEGKDQIEVQTSDLLLIKESAESLLDLINGALVIEDNQNNLKEGVNIDRNLSSVITEVRRLYLPMAQNKDISLSLKSQIDTEIQLQPNFFINLIQITGNLVANAVKFTPSKGSVDVVFNLNVDKNYNTLNMTVTDTGKGISPDQVSAFNQGKPIRKSMGTNGEPGFGIGLQHIIHMVSEYSGRIFLESEIDSGTTFSISFPIPYKNSDRKNGAHSIVKNGSMLVNGSQI; translated from the coding sequence ATGGAGACTAACAAAAATGATCGATCCATTAAATCCGATCAAACAAAACAGTTACATAAGATTTCCTGGTGGGTTGACGAGAATCAAGACCTTGAAAATAATTACGTACAGCTTTCCTCAAAATTAGATCTTCTGAAAAAACGCGTACAAAATCTAAAACATGATCTAAGGAACCCACTTAGTGGTATTTCGGGAATGATTGACCTGATAATTATTGAAGGTAAAGATCAGATTGAAGTGCAAACCAGTGATCTACTCTTGATTAAGGAATCCGCTGAATCCTTGCTTGATCTTATAAATGGTGCATTGGTGATTGAGGACAATCAAAATAACCTGAAAGAAGGTGTGAATATCGACAGAAACCTTTCTTCCGTTATCACAGAAGTTAGACGTTTATATCTTCCAATGGCACAAAACAAAGACATTTCACTGTCGCTGAAAAGTCAAATCGATACAGAGATACAACTCCAACCCAATTTCTTCATTAATCTGATACAAATCACTGGAAATTTGGTTGCGAATGCCGTCAAATTTACTCCTTCTAAAGGATCTGTTGATGTGGTTTTTAACCTGAATGTTGATAAAAATTACAATACACTGAACATGACTGTTACTGATACAGGGAAGGGCATATCACCCGATCAGGTATCAGCGTTTAATCAGGGTAAACCCATACGCAAATCGATGGGGACCAATGGTGAACCAGGTTTTGGCATCGGCCTTCAGCATATTATCCATATGGTTTCCGAATATAGCGGACGGATTTTTTTGGAAAGTGAAATAGACTCAGGGACAACATTTTCAATCTCATTTCCAATTCCCTATAAAAATTCAGATCGAAAGAACGGGGCCCATTCTATTGTTAAAAATGGTTCAATGTTAGTTAATGGATCCCAAATCTAA
- a CDS encoding lmo0937 family membrane protein — translation MGNLLYLVAVILVIAWLIGFVGYSTGGLIHILLVIAVIVIILRIIQGKRIF, via the coding sequence ATGGGAAATCTATTATACCTCGTAGCAGTCATCTTAGTCATAGCCTGGCTGATCGGTTTTGTGGGCTACAGCACCGGTGGCCTTATCCATATCCTGCTGGTTATTGCTGTAATTGTAATTATACTGCGCATAATACAGGGAAAACGAATTTTTTAA
- a CDS encoding YtxH domain-containing protein gives MKALKIITTTLGATVIGVALGILFAPNRGSNTRHKISKKSHKYADHLSDSFDGFLDTISHSFESVENETARLAKKGKDQAKKVAADLNSSKP, from the coding sequence ATGAAAGCATTAAAGATTATAACTACCACATTAGGTGCAACGGTTATTGGAGTTGCATTGGGAATACTATTTGCTCCCAATAGGGGATCAAATACAAGACATAAAATTTCTAAAAAAAGTCATAAATACGCGGATCACCTGTCTGACAGTTTTGATGGTTTTCTTGATACGATTTCCCATTCATTTGAAAGCGTAGAAAACGAAACTGCACGTCTCGCAAAAAAAGGGAAAGATCAGGCCAAAAAGGTGGCTGCTGATTTAAATTCGAGCAAGCCTTAA
- a CDS encoding OmpA family protein: MKKLYILVILALFASVTVVPVLTAQENQEPNRLSIGLLGGVTLGHMNIGTEYDPAFGFNLRYAANPTFAVQTNFLFGTFTSSDEDGYQNENNYFDRHFENSYFTTSVTSQINMLRLLGSQSETVNIYTSVGLGLIFNDVTTELNNSTPSNWPEYIGEDHSEPAFFATFGSGLRLNLTRRIDLFAQYDYSISNSDLIDGYRTRPELDIDLHRRTPDSWSSLTAGIQIKFGSSDKDADWHTYTPGLDPSALDGINRRLNDLDGRVADNRSWLDEHQNYLEMLEERMDRFEERLNNLDQMIRDMDRVDLTIGSDVLFAFDSSVIRESAKPTLAKVARALNSNPDKTLNVAGHTCDIGTNEYNQGLSERRAAAVKEYLVKSGISSNRITTAGFGESDPLVPNESDAARQLNRRVELTIQ, translated from the coding sequence ATGAAGAAATTATACATTTTAGTAATTCTTGCACTATTTGCATCAGTTACTGTTGTTCCGGTGTTAACAGCACAGGAAAATCAAGAACCGAACAGGCTAAGTATTGGCCTGTTAGGGGGAGTAACCCTGGGACATATGAATATCGGGACAGAATATGATCCTGCATTTGGATTCAATTTGCGATATGCAGCCAATCCCACATTTGCTGTTCAGACAAATTTTCTTTTTGGGACATTTACGTCAAGTGATGAAGATGGTTACCAGAACGAGAACAATTACTTTGACCGGCATTTTGAAAACAGTTACTTCACCACATCTGTTACATCACAAATTAACATGCTGAGATTACTGGGTTCTCAATCGGAAACAGTAAATATCTATACGAGTGTTGGTTTAGGCCTGATATTTAATGACGTTACCACGGAGCTAAACAATAGTACACCCAGTAACTGGCCGGAATATATCGGTGAAGATCATTCTGAACCGGCATTTTTTGCTACCTTTGGGAGCGGGCTTCGATTGAATCTTACAAGAAGGATTGACCTTTTTGCCCAGTACGACTATTCCATTTCGAATAGTGATTTGATTGACGGCTACAGAACACGCCCCGAACTTGATATCGATTTACACCGGCGTACGCCGGATAGCTGGAGCTCCCTTACAGCCGGAATTCAGATAAAATTTGGAAGCAGTGATAAAGATGCAGATTGGCATACATACACGCCCGGGCTCGACCCGAGTGCACTTGACGGTATCAACCGAAGACTTAATGATCTTGATGGCCGCGTAGCGGATAACAGATCCTGGCTCGACGAACATCAAAATTATCTTGAAATGCTTGAAGAACGAATGGATAGGTTTGAAGAGCGGCTGAATAACCTCGATCAGATGATTCGGGATATGGATCGCGTAGATCTGACAATTGGCAGTGATGTTCTTTTTGCATTCGACTCTTCAGTAATCCGGGAAAGTGCGAAGCCAACTCTTGCCAAAGTTGCTCGTGCATTGAACAGTAATCCTGATAAAACATTGAATGTCGCTGGTCACACCTGTGATATTGGCACGAATGAATATAACCAAGGGTTGTCAGAACGACGAGCTGCTGCTGTGAAGGAATACCTGGTTAAATCAGGAATTTCTTCAAATCGAATTACTACAGCTGGATTTGGTGAATCCGATCCTCTTGTACCGAATGAAAGTGATGCTGCACGACAACTGAACCGACGCGTAGAACTAACGATTCAATAA
- a CDS encoding porin family protein: MKFYLITIITMLFMAVSTVSAQNINIGTKIGLNSYTINSDNNSDFDSRIGIHAGLLGHIHLNSQFALQPEIVYSMQGAKSGNNELKLDYINVPVIIQYMFDNGFRFQAGPQLGLLVNAKAEHNNSSNDIKDDFKSVDAGLSFGVGYVHPPTDFGIDLRYNLGLNDISESSNVESTNRGFQIGVFYLFNHN, translated from the coding sequence ATGAAATTTTATTTGATTACAATCATTACCATGCTGTTTATGGCTGTGAGCACAGTAAGTGCACAAAACATAAATATCGGTACGAAAATAGGGCTGAATTCATACACGATTAATAGTGACAATAACTCTGATTTTGACTCAAGAATCGGGATTCATGCAGGCTTGCTGGGGCATATTCACCTGAACAGCCAGTTTGCTCTACAGCCGGAAATTGTCTATTCCATGCAGGGTGCAAAGAGTGGCAATAACGAATTAAAGCTGGACTATATTAATGTTCCGGTTATCATACAATACATGTTTGATAATGGATTTAGATTCCAGGCCGGCCCGCAGTTAGGCTTGCTGGTTAACGCTAAAGCAGAACACAATAACTCTTCTAACGATATTAAAGATGATTTTAAATCTGTTGACGCAGGATTAAGTTTTGGTGTGGGGTATGTCCATCCACCTACTGATTTTGGTATCGATTTAAGATATAATCTCGGATTAAATGATATCTCTGAAAGTTCAAATGTAGAGTCAACCAACAGGGGATTCCAGATAGGTGTTTTTTACCTGTTTAATCATAATTAG
- a CDS encoding OmpA family protein encodes MNIIKSSLIVSMLLAAGLLVSGCKSMSNTTKGAVIGTGGGAAVGAVIGKTLGNTAAGAIGGAVVGGTAGAIIGQNMDKKAKELEEEVDGVTVQRVEEGIAVSFDSGILFDFDSATLRQEGYDNLQKLTRILNRDKETTLMIVGHTDSRGEEDYNLKLSERRAESASTYMKSQGLASSRIQVVGRGELEPLSENETDAGRQKNRRIEVAIYASPEYVDRVQSEI; translated from the coding sequence ATGAATATTATAAAATCATCACTCATCGTATCGATGTTATTAGCTGCAGGCCTGTTAGTGTCAGGTTGTAAGAGCATGAGTAATACGACGAAAGGCGCAGTAATAGGAACAGGAGGAGGGGCGGCTGTTGGCGCTGTTATTGGTAAAACTCTTGGTAATACAGCAGCCGGTGCCATTGGCGGAGCCGTTGTTGGCGGCACTGCAGGTGCAATTATCGGGCAAAATATGGACAAAAAAGCCAAAGAACTGGAAGAAGAGGTGGATGGAGTTACTGTCCAGCGTGTTGAAGAAGGAATTGCTGTCAGCTTCGATAGCGGTATACTATTTGACTTCGACTCAGCAACTTTGCGCCAGGAAGGATACGATAATCTTCAAAAACTGACCAGGATCTTAAATCGTGATAAAGAGACGACTCTTATGATTGTTGGCCACACAGATTCAAGAGGTGAAGAGGATTACAACCTGAAGTTAAGTGAACGCCGTGCAGAATCTGCGAGCACATACATGAAATCTCAAGGACTTGCATCATCCAGAATCCAAGTTGTAGGCAGGGGAGAATTAGAGCCTCTTTCCGAAAATGAAACGGATGCGGGGAGACAGAAGAACCGCCGCATTGAGGTGGCTATCTATGCCAGTCCGGAATATGTAGATCGGGTGCAATCAGAAATTTAA
- a CDS encoding Crp/Fnr family transcriptional regulator, which produces MEKELFGFISKYMTLTADEKQMIMDSDIFRSFKKGTVLLKEGEFSKESYFVIKGCLRIYFIIDGEEKTTAFYTDLESITPASLKTKIKSDYFISCVEDSILTVSNPDMERESFEKFPRFETLCRIMSEELLIKSQTSFANFMNSTPEQRYVNLIKIRPDLVQRVPQYQLASYLGMKPESLSRIRKRLLQKSKL; this is translated from the coding sequence ATGGAAAAAGAACTTTTTGGATTTATTTCAAAATACATGACACTAACTGCTGATGAAAAGCAGATGATCATGGATTCGGATATTTTCAGAAGCTTTAAAAAAGGGACTGTTTTACTAAAAGAAGGAGAGTTTTCAAAGGAGAGTTATTTTGTCATCAAAGGATGTTTGAGAATCTATTTCATCATCGATGGCGAGGAGAAAACAACGGCCTTTTATACCGATTTGGAATCCATCACGCCTGCCTCCCTTAAGACTAAAATTAAATCAGACTATTTTATCTCTTGTGTGGAAGATTCCATTCTCACCGTTTCCAATCCGGATATGGAGAGAGAATCGTTTGAAAAATTTCCACGGTTTGAAACTCTTTGCCGAATCATGTCGGAAGAATTATTGATAAAGAGCCAAACCTCTTTTGCAAATTTTATGAATTCAACACCGGAGCAGCGGTATGTAAATCTGATCAAAATAAGGCCCGATTTAGTACAGAGAGTGCCTCAATATCAATTGGCAAGCTATTTGGGAATGAAACCGGAATCATTGAGCCGTATCCGGAAACGGTTATTACAAAAGAGTAAACTCTGA